In Mercurialis annua linkage group LG6, ddMerAnnu1.2, whole genome shotgun sequence, the following are encoded in one genomic region:
- the LOC126687770 gene encoding uncharacterized protein LOC126687770: protein MSDADILRNANVKDVWQKGKWNLPDPFDEATESMWIMIAENHSVQPDRDDNIRWKYSKAGIFTIKSAMEHIRCKFDNVSWWKVLWRPGFVPRHSFIAWLAVKNKL, encoded by the coding sequence ATGTCAGATGCAGATATACTTAGAAATGCTAATGTGAAAGATGTATGGCAAAAAGGTAAATGGAATCTTCCTGATCCATTTGATGAAGCAACTGAAAGTATGTGGATCATGATAGCTGAGAATCATAGTGTCCAGCCTGATAGAGATGACAACATTAGATGGAAGTATAGCAAAGCTGGTATTTTTACTATTAAATCTGCCATGGAACATATTAGATGTAAATTTGATAATGTGTCTTGGTGGAAAGTGCTGTGGAGACCTGGTTTTGTGCCAAGGCATAGCTTCATAGCTTGGCTTGCTGTGAAGAACAAACTCTGA